From Plectropomus leopardus isolate mb chromosome 4, YSFRI_Pleo_2.0, whole genome shotgun sequence, the proteins below share one genomic window:
- the ier2b gene encoding immediate early response 2b: MSATAAMEVNAEARRILAVSISKLYASRTQRGGLRLHRSLLLSLVMRSARDIYHSSRESEGPSGATSEEPMDTSSSPGDQSALPEPQPEPEPALNSTEPPLEDPESADEGCDGEITEDKENMSPTRQSRKRRGKASAAPDFLPSKRARLEPGEERYAAPLGSCRAGAGESLTALSLNRVIPAF; this comes from the coding sequence atgaGTGCCACAGCCGCTATGGAAGTGAACGCCGAAGCCAGACGGATACTGGCGGTGTCGATAAGCAAGCTGTACGCATCCAGGACCCAGAGAGGCGGACTGAGACTCCACCGGAGCCTCCTGCTCTCCTTGGTCATGAGGTCCGCCCGGGACATCTATCACTCCTCCCGGGAGAGCGAGGGGCCAAGCGGGGCGACATCAGAGGAGCCGATGGATACGAGCTCCAGCCCGGGTGATCAGAGCGCGCTGCCCGAGCCACAGCCAGAGCCAGAGCCGGCTCTGAACTCAACCGAGCCGCCCCTGGAGGACCCGGAGAGCGCGGACGAAGGGTGCGATGGTGAGATCACAGAGGACAAAGAGAACATGAGCCCGACGCGGCAGTCCAGGAAACGCCGGGGCAAGGCGTCGGCGGCGCCTGACTTCCTTCCTAGCAAGAGGGCGAGGCTGGAGCCCGGGGAGGAGAGGTATGCGGCCCCGCTGGGCAGCTGTCGCGCCGGGGCCGGGGAGTCCCTGACTGCTTTGTCTCTAAATCGGGTTATACCTGCCTTCTGA